The DNA sequence AGATAAACAAGCCAATGGTGCTAACAGTGGCACTAGTCTATCCTTTTAGTTTGTTTTATGAGCTTGACATAATATATGTTTAGAAGCTCTCAAGAACTCGTTATATCTGAAGATGAAGTTATTTATTATGGAACTCTGATTTTTATAATGATCTGCGGAAAGTGAACGCATCTCAATATGTCAAATCAGGATGTgtaaatattttgtataatacTTTCATTCTGCAGGTGGTCATCATGATTATTGCAATGATCTTGACTTGCGAAAGCCCTTGGAAAGACATTTTTTCACTAGCAATAATGTAGATTGTGTTAGCATCCAAAATTCCCCAAACCTTGATGCTCTTAAAGATCGTTGTGCTGAATTTCTTGCTCAATTCTCAAGGTGTTGCTCAATTCCAGAAATATATTTCTTAGATATAAATATTCCTAGGCCTCTTGTAATAATTAAAGAATTTAATGGAGTTGGATGCCTGATAATATGGTCACACAGTCAAGTCTAGACACAGAACTGATTAGAGATGGACTTTGTCTATAGAGAGTTTCCTATTcatcattttgtttttcttggcATAAATTTAGTTTGTGTTGAAGACTATAAAGTTCACTTGAAATATAGAGCTGTCAttctttttaatttactaatttgatGGATGGCATTAATAGAAATGAAGGAAGCATTTCCTCCGCTGGTCGTATTGCAATCCAGTCATTCTGTTCTCCACAGTGCAAGTATTCAGACATGGTGAGAATTATGTTTTTCTCCTTAATCACTTGTTCTTTTGAACTACTAAGTTTCTCTACTGTCTTTGAACAGTATTTTTTAATGGATTAATGGTCAAATTCGCCCCTGAAAAATTTGCTGTTctccaaattaaaaataattaatatttgtccttctgtCACTTTTTTGACACTTTCCGTTAACGATTAATGATATAGAACATTAATTGACAGCATACATGTCACCTGGCATGTCTTATTAGATGCTGACcaaatatgtttataaaaatctattaatttagtttctttttcCAATCAGGTGAACCCTAATACCAATAACCGAAATTGGAgaaaatgactaaattaatatatatttataaatatgtttGGTTAGCATCCAATAGGACATGTCAGGTGTCATGTATGTTGTCAGTTAACGTTTTACATCATTAATTGTTTATGGCAAGTGTCAAAGGAGTTATGAAAGGACAAATGtgatttatttttaatctttGAAGGAATAATTTGATGATAAAATCTTTCAGGGATGATTTTGGATAATGGTCAATATTTCAGGAATGAATTTGACCATTAAcctattttttaatattagttttttttaaagaaaaatcccTTTTTAGTCATAAAATTTTGAAGTTGATATCAGTTTGATCCTCAAAAACGGTTGATTTCTTGTCATATAATAATACTTCTTAGATCTCAGCATTGGATAAGTGTTCTGCATTCTGTAAATGATATTCTTATAATCCAAGATGTATTGGTAAATAATATTGTTACTGCAGGAGTGGCATATGCTTTCCTTTATTCGATCTTTAAAAGGGATGGCCCGGTCTTCAAATGTCGTTGTTGTTGTAACGTTTCCTCCGTCACTTCTATCGCCATCATGTTCAAAAAGATTGCAACATATGGCAGACACTTTGCTTTCTGTCAGGGCAATTCCAGGTTCATAACTGAACTTATATATTTCATCTGTTTATTTATGAATCACCTCAAATTTCTTCACTTGATTACATTTGTTTCAGATGAGGACAAGGAACTAGCAAAACTCCTCACTGGATACCAGGACATGGTTGGGCTGTTAAATGTACATAAAGTTGCACGGTTAAATACACaggtgtgtgtgtatatattatTCTGTAGAAAGTATTATACTAGtgttatacttttttatttgtcAACTCTATTTTATGCACATCTTTAGTAGTAGTCAATGGGCATAAAACAGTTTACACCCATTTACCACATTATATATCCCTTCCGGTATGCATATTGTTTTCCACCTATTTATGCTTTAATGTGCAATTGTGGGTTCCTTTTGTAGTTTGAAAAATTCATCATTGTAGGACCTTAATCGTACCTGTGCTTTGGCAAATTGCTTTTGGCATCAccgttatttattaattaattttatcattttgGTATTGTAATTTGAAAGCTTTTGACTCTACAATTTGTATGCATAAGCCAATTGGAAATTGGAAATTCTATTGGAGAAAAAAATGCATTTCTTGAAGCTATCCGTTTTTTGTATGTATCTGTTGATCTTGTGCTTTGCCACTTGGCAGGTTCCTGTGATTCTTGATGCTACAACATTCTCAATAAAATTGCAAAAACGGAGGTTTTTGGTTTTCGAATGTTTAAATCAAGCCCCAGTTGACGGTTCAGGAGGAAGTTCTTATGGCAATTCTGGTGTATGTTCTAGATCAACTAAAGTTGGGCCTCTAGATTTTTAGATTATTTcattttggtttaattattctgttagtttcTATACTTTTACTAAATTTACAATTAGGTTCTAATATGATACGAGTTTTGTGGGACAAAATGAGAATTGTTATATGTCAATTGGTTCAATTAAAAGAGCAAcaactaagagaataaaagaaggtTTTGCAAACATGGCTAAATTATTTGTTTAAAAGATGCATCAAGAATTGAGTAAGACAATGAATAACGATTATGGAAAGTCAAATGTCTTACTCTTTACAAGATGTATTAAAGACTCTCGTTAGTCAAGATGAAATAAATAGGCatcatttttttagtatttattttgtttattttattttagtttgttttgtttgttttaggcCGAGTTATGATttgatctatttttattttagtgaacTTATGAGTTATGGTTTTACTTAAGAGGTATAAAAATTTTCTAAAACATGGTAGTCAcctttttttctcttaaaatagGAGAGGTAGAGTGATTCCTTCAAAGAAATTAAATTGAGGTAGatgagtcttttttttttaattttttaccttATTCTGGGTTATGTTTTGTATCATTTGATATCAGAtttcaggtattagattaatccttattaatttatatttgtttttctttatcctAATTAAAAAAAAGCCTGCGTCATTCTCTGTGTCGTCCATTGTTTATCTTCGTGTCTTCCTTCGTCCCTTTTTGTTCCTTCTTGTTATTGTTTATTATTTCTTTACTATTCGTGGTTTCCTTTTGTTCGTCTATAACattaagtttctttttttttttcgtagcATTAGgtatattttggaaaaaaaaaaacctacacCATTGAAAGAACTCTTACCATTACGTTCTAATTCAACTTTTTGTATAAATTAGATTGGAACACTTAGTGTCAGAAAAAAATAGCAGGacaaaaaatattcaatgcacaaaaaaaaaaagttgtgttATTGTCAATAACAACAAAGTCTTGTTCTACTAGACGGGATTGGCTATATGGATCAAACGATGTTATTGAGCTCTattatgtatcatgtctacagagagacagTTTACATGTAGATTTCGTTTGACCACCTAATAGATGGTTTTCCTAGATCTTTCTCTTTCACCtattgtccatcttccatcttatCCACCCTTTTGACTGGGTGCTCTGtgggtcttcttctcacatgtccaaaccacctgagacgcaattctaccatcttttccataataagtgctactccaactctctctcttatatcttcgttccttattctatccaatcgcgtatgaccactcatccatcttaGGGGTGCACAAGACCCGGTATGGCCCGAAGACCCGGACCGGGCCCGATGACTTCGGGGCTAATTTGGCCCGGCTTCCTTATGGCCCGGTCAGACCCGAAGTTTCAATAAATGATCCCGGTTATTTATTAAATCGGGTTCGGGTCAAGCCTCGGGTCACCCGGCCCGTTGGACCCGTATAGTTGTTTGTTACTTAATGTTTTGTTGTTATTGGTTGGTATGacactataaattattattattatgttaatctTGTGTTGGTTGTTAACTTTGTTTTAACtgtcttttgaactttgaatgttTAATGTGTAATTGatatcattattattatgaaactttaaattattattattagattctaaattattattatgtgaatgTTGCAATGTTATGGAATaattattttccaaaatttaGAGGTTCAAAAGATGTAGAATCTAATTTTCGGTGATGTCGTGATAAAGTTGATCAAGACCCGGGCTTCACCCGGTTTAGACCCGGCTTAAGTGTGGCCCGAAAGTAAcacgatttcatcgggtctaggatcgggtaagggtctcataaatagacccggtcattatttagggtcgggttcgggtcacgacgaacccggcttcacccggccccatgtgcacccctaatcCATCTCAAGATCTTTTATCTTTGtcacacttaacttatgttcgtgctcccctttggtCTCCCAACACTCTGTATCATAAAGCATAGCCAGTCTGATAgtagtgcgatagaatttacctttaagttttaaaggtacttttttgtcacatataaaatcaGACGCACTCCGTCATTTTGACCAACTTGCTTGGATCCTATAATTTATATCCTGTTCAATTTCTCTATTATAATGTacgatgcacccaagatacttaaaacttttaatctTTCATAGGATGTTTTCtctaatcttcacctctatattaggattTCCCCTTCGGCGACCGAACTTACATTTCATATATTCCGTCTGGCTACGACTTATGCGCAGATCATATACATCTAGAGTTTCTCTCCAtaaatccaacttcttatttaaatctttacttgactttcccataaggacgatatcatcggaaAAAAGCATTCACCATGACATAGGTTCTTGGATATGCTATGTGAGTACTtctaagactaatgtgaaaaggtatggacttaaggatgatccctagtgtaatcctataccaataggaaatttATGTCACACCACCTTGAATCTTCACATTAATTGTagcctcatcatacatgtctttaattgcatgaatatatgcgatccttactcttttccattccaaaaccttccataagacctcccttggcatCCTATCATACACTTTTtctaaatcaataaacaccatatgtagatcccttttattactacgatacctctccatcattctTCCTAGCAGGTATGTCGCTTCAGTGGTGGATCTGCTTGGCATaaaaccaaattggttctctgttacttgtgtctcttgtcCCGGCCTCCGTTTTGTCACCATTTTCCAAAACTTCATGGTATGGCTCATAagtttgatccctctatagttttcgcaactttgtatagttgtagataggtaccaagttGTTCTTTCTCTACTCATTTGgaatcttctttgaccttaaaatctcattaaaaaattTGGTTAACCAATCGATACTTTTCTCTCCAAGGTCCTTAAtaagcgaatattttatacgctttttggcattgttttcatatagtttttagcatttttgtttaatttttattaagttttcataggttttagtgtaaaattcacatttttggattatactttgagtttgtgtgtttttatacaatttcaggtattttctggctgaaattgaggaggtagagcaaaagtctgattcagagacaaagaaagcactgcagatgctgtccggatctgacctccttgcactcgaaagagcttttctggagatacagaagtccaaatagaacgttctcaacggctatggaaagctgacttccagagctttccagcaatgtataatagtccattcttTACTTTagaatagaaggcccaaaactggcgtccaacgccagcctcctgtccTAGTCCAGGCGtctaaacgcccaaagaggaccccctaaccagcgttcaacgccctagaggcctcatagTACGTGggtctcatcaaagctcagcccaaacactcaccaagtgggccccaaaagtgaattttagcactaaaaagattgttttaccctttttatgtaatccttagtcattagtttagtatttaagggatattttacataatcacaGAGGAATTTTTGCCATATTTTCGTATACCATTgtgttttctatcagtatgagtctctaaacctcctaggttgagcggaggagccctgctgagttttatggattaataaaagtattattgtttctcttcaatccgtatTTGatcctattctaagatgtattttcgttcttcatcaatatgaatgcgttgaactagcataaggttatcacattctacatgggttcagagtgagtctttcattggACAATGAtaaaccaccagcttgattatacatctcttagacggctaatccatgacttcgttggggacttctcgaaacAACAGTTCAGCcgaagtatggggagattagggtctctgtggtagaggttaGAACCCAAAGACGCAGCATTCTTTGATTCGGaagatccaaccttgtctgtggcattttgagtaggatcattaaggagaatggactgcaggagtttcaccctcaatcagaatggatccgcactaatcctggggttcagatctagaggagcattgacgacctctcaagaaaggcgttgatcacatacagcctgccatagaagaaatcattcccaattgaagaagacagtaagacaagagttaatccagaaggacaaagtatctccaagccttaaccatcttcttataaTTGTAAACAAGTCAACCTAGTTTAGATCTcacaaatccaacaactcttttatccgcctgactaagatctgcaagataaccatagcttgcttcaaatcacaatcctcgtgggatcgaccctgactcgctcaggtattacttggacgacccagtgcacttgctgttaTAGTTGTACGAaatgtggggattcgtgcaccaagtttttggcaccgttgccggggattgttcgagtttggacaactgacggattatcttgttccttagattaggtattgtctttaattttgttagagtcttttattttatttttctttttcaaaaaaataaaaaactttttcaaaaaattttttcttttctttgtttaatctttgttcttgttttgagtcttttgtttgtgttcttgttgaaattttcgaattctttgagtctcttttttaaaaatttttcaaaattagtgtcttttgtttgagtcttgtgtcaatcttaaagtttggtgtcttcttatgtctttttttttttaattttcgaaaattttgtctttggttttcaaaatttttaaatttggtgtcttttgcatgttcttgtttctttgaattctttgagttttgtttttggtgttcttctttatcttcaaagtgttcttgtttttctttttgttttgatcttaaaatttttaagttttgtgtctctttgtgtttttcttctcaattttcgaaaattagtcttcttagatctaaaaattttaagtttgatgtctttttgttgtttttctttcttcattaaattcgaaaataaaaaaatatcttttcttatctttaattgatttttcaaaaattacaagcaaaatttcagattttaatttcaaaatttttatcttatcttatcttggtttcaaatttcaaattcaaatctttttaaaaatcatattttttcaaaatcttatcttatctttttatctttcttcaacattcaaaaatctcatcttatcttatttcaaattttaaaaactaaaccttttcaaaattcaaatctttttcaaatttttatcatatcttgttccaaaatttaaaattttcaaaaatttaaaaatttaaaaattttcaaattaaaaaatttaataattcaaaatttaaaattcaaaatttaattttcaaatttaaaatttaaatttcaaatctttttaatttaaaaacttatttctcttaacttccttatcttagctttcttacctaacttatcttatcttttctatcttaatttcttttaatttttcctttttcaaatctttttaattcttatcttatcttgttgactttttcaaatatttttaaattcaaatcttttctaatcttctatcttatcttattttcaaatcttttcttaattagttacttgttttctctctcttttttttcaaaacttcctaactaattcctctctcttataattttcgaaaatccttcttctatttctctatcttctttttcaaacaatttaattttcaattctttttatagaaatttggaaacaacaaacaacaacaaataaataaatcagACATAACCCAAACGTACCTAACTTAAGCTATATGAAACAACACAAGGAAATACAAAGTACATGAAACTAAATACTGTATAGACTCCACTAATGGTCGTCATGACTCAATCTCCCACCTGTCTCACATGAAAGAGCTTGAATGTCACGGTGAGGACGACCTGTATCGGCCTCCTCCACGGCAGGATCAGCCCCTGCGAAGGAAAGACGTCAGCCCTGCTTGAAGGAGACATCGTACGGTCGGAGAGATGACACTGCGATGTCGGCGATGGATGTGGATCTCCTTCCCTTAATTACGGGCTGCGAGTCGGTATCTGAACGTGGAAGGGCAATTCCAAGATCTGTAGGTGGGGGGGGGGTGACGGCTGCTGAGGGATGAAATGGTACAAACTGTCAAACAAGGAAGAGAAGTTTGTCCAACCAACTCTATCCATGGAATCAATCAGCTCCTATGTACCACCGCTTTGGGATGAACCACCAACCTCATAGCTACTATGGTACGGTATGACTTGATGCATGGAAGGTGGCTGAGGTTGGTCTCTTGTCATGAAAGGTTGAGGGTAGTAGAAATCTCCATGAAGTTGAGGTTGTACTTGTTGACCATGTGCTCCAACCTCTGGCTCATTTTGTGGCCGGTCTTGTGTGGGAAACTCTGCCTTTTTGAACCCCACCCCAGCAGCACCGTGATGTCTTTCTCGGCGCGTTTGTCGGTGCCTACGGTCTTGTGGAACATCAGGTAACCTTACCACGAGTGCTCTTTCATACTCTGCCGGTACACCAGCAGGAATGTCGTCGGTTCGTGGATCATGCAATGCGTCAGGGGTGGATAGAAACCTCCGAATCCTGTCACAGTACCACCTATAGTAATCTTGGCTGGGACGCAAGGTGTCAGCATGATCAACTTGCAGACGATATGCCTCAGTATGACGGCTAGCCCATACCTCAAACCAAGTTAAACTAAGGATACAACCGAGGTGTAGAAGGCTCCATGAGGATGGCCAAGAAATTCAGCAGGCAATCTGGACAGAATACGAGGATCCATGTACGACAACCAATTAAACTGCAAGTAGAGGAATATAACGTAAACACATATTAAGACGAACACTATAGATAAATATCAACAAAGGCTAAACCGTACCTCATCCACTTGCAGATTATCCAACCTCAGGCGGTGCCTAAGTAGCCGTTGCTCAGCGTAGTCATTGTGTCCCTTCTTTCCCGCCCACCTGATGGAAAACCAGTACGTGCAAATAAGTTGTATACTtaacaacaaatcaaaatttatgaCGTAACAAAACTCAACAAAATATGCCAGATGATATCACACCTTGTAGCTAATGGAAAACTATGCGATGTCGCCACATCCGGTGCCTAGAACGATAGCCTGTAATAAATTCACGACATCAATAACGTATGACAGCCAGCCATACCTTCAACGGTGTAATCTTTTGCCAAGCACATGGCTCGATATAACCAACAAAGACATGCGCTACCCCTACTATAAGTGCTGATGGCATCAAAATCGGCCAACAGAGGTAGGTAACGAACGTGGACCGTGTTGTTGGCCTTGTCCGGCAGTAGCATGTCGCCCAACAAATACAGAATGTAACACCGGGCATACTGAATTAGGACATCATCTGGTAAGTTAAGTGGCATCTGTTGAAGACGAGTTTTGTGCCACTTCAACTTTATGTTGTACTTCGTTGTCCCTACATGTCCGACTGGAACATCACCAAGTAGCTCTTGGCACCATTGTCATATATCTCTCTTGTGAAACTTGCTCTATAACCTTAGAGTACCATTAATAGGCTTGCCATCAATGGGTAACCCTAACTGCATTGCCACGTCCTCCAGTGTTATGGTACACTCACCAGGTGAAATATATACGTCTGGGGTCGCCATCGTTCAACAAATGCACTTATCAGTGGATTATCATACTCGAAACGCTTTATTAATGAAGCATAATAAAATCCTGCTCGTCATAAATATGGTTCAAGCCTCTGCCGCCTGACATCCATGCTTGGATCCGCCGGCTCCGACATGAAAACATCAACAAGTGTGCCATGCGGCGTCAGAACACATGCGGGCTGCAACATCAAAACAGGAAGACCACCCTTAAAATTATACTAGCACAtattaaataatgataaaaactAATAACAAAATTAACAACTCATGGTCACTAAAACTAACCTTGTGAATCAAATGCGCGGCAATATGAACTTCATATAACCGATTAAGTTTTTCTTCCACATTAATACTACCACCATCGCCTATGTTACACTTTTCTAATCACACCATAACACAAAATTATTAaccaaaacacacttttttttttatctcttttccACGGTTTATAATTCTTTTCCCTCTCACCCACGAATTTTCAATGCATGCAGCACTTGGTCCCTCCCCGTCTCTCTTTTATATACACACCAAGCCATTAGCCCAACTATGCCACCCTATGCACCCAATGCATACTTCTACGAGAATTGGAGCACCTGAATCTTGCAGCCTTCACCTGAAACTTGTATCATTTCGTTGCTGCCGCCATTGGTTTGCGTATTTCGTGGGCGCCGCAAAAGAGGTGGGCCATTTCACATGTGCCAGAAACGCCATGCTCCAATTTGTGGGTGCTGCCGGTGACATGGCCATTTCGCTGTTGCCACTGTTGATATGGTCCATCTCCCGTCTGCCATGCTTGAGGTGATGGTCAACGCCTGTTTTGTCAGGCCATGGCTCCATTTCGTGGGCGGCAACTAGGAATTGGTAGCTAAACCCATTTCGTGGGTGATTAGCACGAGATGGAGTTGCGCATTTTGAAAATCAGTTTTATATATGCGTATTTAAGGAAataatcttttttctttatttatttcaataaaaaaatttaattttaagtatttctcttttattctctctgattttctatctaattctctattttttatataaattcgtATCACCATCATtcatctattttttttctctttattcacATCTtacaatttttgttatttaatatttttttagaaactaaAAATTGCACCAATAattctcttttttcatttttaataagaAATCACATCCAacaatttttttcattaatttccatattctaaataaaatttcaaaaatataattttttaaattaaaaaatccatatattaaaaaaagtttccgcaaattaattaaaaatttctgttttttaatcaaattttattttatttcaaaacttAGAATGGCTACTCAGCTGCTGTCATTGGTTTGAATGATGACGAGCTAATGGCCGACgacaatgatgatcaaagatgacgGAATAATTGCACGGTGAGATGAGAGAATGAGATCTGGTAGGATGGATGGATTATGACATCATGAGAGATAATGTGACAGACGCCGTAATAGGTGGCGTTTCGACAAACTGCAGTTTGTGTAGTGACTCGTGCGAGGAAAGTCGCGAATCTTGGTAGAGTGGGGGTTGAGGCTGGCTGGCAGCTGACaaggaagaaagggaaagaaaaagaaaaaaggaaaggaaaaaaaaagttggTGTTCCCCTTCACAATATTTGTCATGGGAGGAGGTAACACGAAGAAGGGGAGAAACAACCAAACCAAGTTAAAATAGacgaagaaaaaataataaaaaaagattaaaataggttttttattttttatttttatttttttgggattaaatttaatgaaatttcaaaattcaacattTATAGTCAACTCTGCGTGGTGACGTTTTTTGTTTTTGGTCAGGGGGTGGTGAATtgtttcaaccttcttcaaaaaatAAGGGTTTTAAGTCTTGGGCCCAAAACATAAACCCATTCTCGAGTGTGATTTCTTGTAAGCCGAGTGCCTCCCCCTACTTTAAAACCCCCCTCAAATTAGGGTTTCCTCCTTTCT is a window from the Arachis hypogaea cultivar Tifrunner chromosome 17, arahy.Tifrunner.gnm2.J5K5, whole genome shotgun sequence genome containing:
- the LOC112765678 gene encoding elongator complex protein 4 isoform X1 encodes the protein MATTRTRVSSFSHNVSFLKSSQHPGLKNGPNGTTFISSGISDLDKILGGGFSLGSLVMIMEDAEAPHHMLLLRNFMSQGLLHRQPLLYASPSKDPRAFLGTLPSPGSSKDDTSHKPSHEKDLRIAWQYKKYFGEPQLNINTNNGGHHDYCNDLDLRKPLERHFFTSNNVDCVSIQNSPNLDALKDRCAEFLAQFSRNEGSISSAGRIAIQSFCSPQCKYSDMEWHMLSFIRSLKGMARSSNVVVVVTFPPSLLSPSCSKRLQHMADTLLSVRAIPDEDKELAKLLTGYQDMVGLLNVHKVARLNTQVPVILDATTFSIKLQKRRFLVFECLNQAPVDGSGGSSYGNSGVCSRSTKVGPLDF
- the LOC112765678 gene encoding elongator complex protein 4 isoform X2 — its product is MIMEDAEAPHHMLLLRNFMSQGLLHRQPLLYASPSKDPRAFLGTLPSPGSSKDDTSHKPSHEKDLRIAWQYKKYFGEPQLNINTNNGGHHDYCNDLDLRKPLERHFFTSNNVDCVSIQNSPNLDALKDRCAEFLAQFSRNEGSISSAGRIAIQSFCSPQCKYSDMEWHMLSFIRSLKGMARSSNVVVVVTFPPSLLSPSCSKRLQHMADTLLSVRAIPDEDKELAKLLTGYQDMVGLLNVHKVARLNTQVPVILDATTFSIKLQKRRFLVFECLNQAPVDGSGGSSYGNSGVCSRSTKVGPLDF